Within the Dehalococcoidales bacterium genome, the region ACGTCCCACAGTTCTCGCTTCGATATTTCGTCGATGACTACCTTGCGCCGTTCCGGGGCCGTCAACCCTTTACAGTCGACGCCGATGCAATAGCTGGATGGAATATCATGAAACCTGGCAAACGCTCGAGCTTCCGGTATGAACGCCCCCGTAGCGTCTCTCTTGCCCTTCGTATCAGTTGAAGAATAAAAAACCAAACCTTGCATTTGCACCTCCAGCTTAAACAACCCGGTGTCGAGACCATCTCGTCGCAGCGGGCCACCGGGCCAACCCTATTATATCGGAGCACATTGGGGAAACACAAGCAGCACTCCGTTGCCACGCTACTACCATCCGAATACTCCCCCGGCAAACCTCATGATAATCAAAGCCCCAAAGACCAAGCCGAGCAAGATATACCACGCCGGATGAGCGCCTGAAAAACGAGCTATGAGATTGTCGAACGGGCTGTTTACCAAGGACGGATTCTCTCGTGAATCCCGTCCAGTATTCTGCGCTGCTTGACGGACAGCTCTTTGCCTCCATCTAAAATTCGCTCTACGCTGTCTACGAATCCATCTTCCCATTGCGTCACCTCTAATCGCTTCTCTTGTAGGCAAAACGGACTTGAACCCGTGAACCATTGGTTAACACGAGATGCCGCCTTCTTGCTTCATCAAGGACTGCCCCCGCGCCCTTAGGCGCGGAAGTCTAACACCCTCTCCACAAGCATTTTTAGTCTCCCAATGCCCTTGGGCGACTTTCAAAATATTCCTCGCAGCGTTGATGTCCCGATCATGAACCACTCCACAATCCTTGCAACACCACGTCCTGTCTGACAATGTCAGATTCTCGTTCCTGAAACCACAAACCGAACACTGCTTCGATGAAGGAAAAAACCTGCCTACGATCTCTACACGTGATCCCGATAACAAAGACTTGTATACCAGTTGTCGCTTTATTTCGCAAAACGAGGCGTCCGAGATCGACTTCGCCAACTTATGATTCTTCATCATCCCAGCGATGTTCAAATCCTCAATACCAATCAATAAGAAATTCTCTACCAGATACGATGTCAACTTGTGGATGTAATCCCGACGGATATTCCTAATTCTGAAATGAAGCCTCGATAATATACCCTTCGCCTTTAACCGATTCTTAGATCCCTTCTGCTCCCTCGATAACTGCCTCTGTAACCGCTTCAACTTTCGCTCGTAATACCGCAGAACTTTCGGATTGCTGAATTTTTGACCATCGCTCAAGACAACAAGATCCTTAACCCCTAAATCTACCCCTACACTTGCTTGGCTCTCACAAGCATGAGGATAAACATAGGTATCGTCTACTTCGACCTGTATCGATGCAAAAAATCTCCCCGCCGTTCTCGATATTACCACTGACAATAGCTTCCCAGGAAATCTAAGCCCCTGAGACATTCGTATCCATCCAATATTCGGAAGCTTGATATGATTTCCGGATACCGTAAAACACCCCACCCCTGTATAGAAACTATCCCTGCATACTCCACGTTTCTTGAACTTCGGAAACCTCGAAGTCTTCTTGAAAAATCTCTGAAATGCTTCCGCCAAATTATACAAAGACTTCTGTACCACCCACTTGCTCACACCATACATCCAAGGATATTGCTCTCTCTTGATCGAATTCAAAAGCTTCGACAAATCATACCCGGAGGGAACCTTTTCCTTATCAGCTAAAGATTTCTTACAAATCTGAAGTGCCCAATTGTATGCAAACCTCGCTACCCCAAAGCACATCACAAAGTACGTGATCGCTTTATTGTTGGGATAGATCTCGATCTTATGGGCTAATATTCTCTTCATTTGTTAACCAATATTATACCGTTTCAAGTCCTTATTAGCTACCGCGATGCGGATGCCATCGACCCACTTTTTATCAACCTTGCTCACTACGTTTTCCTCCATCACAGCCCCTCAGGGATTTTCGTGTTCCACAGCGGGACACCAACACGCTCAAATTCCAACCTGTCCTTGTCGTTCAACAGCGTAAGCATCTGCGTCCCTAGCTTGCCGCACTTCGTACATGTGACCGTCTCCCAATAGATGACATGGCCAGGCTTCCTGCGACTTTCGGCATCGATATAAAATATTGTCCCCACCTGAGAACCCCTGACATGTCGGCACGATCCCATCAATATCCCAATATAGCTGTCACGACAGCTTCCGCCATTTTGCGCTCATCCGCTCTTGTAGGGTGCACTCGCGTCCCTATTTTGGGCGACAGCACATCGACCCTTCCTGGTAATTTCACGGTATCGAGCCATCTGTTAATGGCCCACGCACATTCGTTGTCCGTGTGAATCTTGAACACAAGAATCCGAGTATGCTTTGCCAAATAAAGCATGTCCCCGATATTCGATATGGCCTTGGCTGCCTGACCTGGCCTATCCGAAACGCAATCATTCACGCCCGCATAAATGACAACATGGGTCGGCTTTGGTATCGAATCCAGATCCAGTATTGTACCCATGATATGCTTCACAGTGCCCGTCTGAGCCCCGTTCTTGGCAAAGACCTCCATGATATACGGTCTGCCGCTGGAATCCGTCAGCGCCCCCCGTGCAAACGCAGGATACCGACCAGCCGTGATCGAGTCTCCGAAGAAATATATGACTCTCCGGGGAAGCGACTGAGAAGCCACTGACGCAACAAAAAAAACAGAAAGAAGCAAGACAATGGCTCTCATTCATCCCCTGTACACAGCCAGTCCAACGATACTTTCAGGCTGTTCGCTATTTTGATCAGCGTCTCCAAGCTCGGCCTCGAGATGCCGCTCAATATCTGGTTTATCGCCGAAGGACTCAATCCCGCTTTTTGGGCCATGTCTTTATTCAGCATGTCCCTCTTCCCCAATAGACTCCGGAGTCGAGACTCGATGTGTTTGATAGCTCGCTTTTGCTCGCACTTAGAACTTGGAGCGTAATCCCGCATCACCCGTATTTCCGCGACCTCAATATCGCTTCCGAGCTGTATGACTGTCCGCTTATCATTCACTGCTATTTACCCTCCAAACGATCCAGGCGTTTTGAAAAAGATC harbors:
- a CDS encoding transposase — translated: MKRILAHKIEIYPNNKAITYFVMCFGVARFAYNWALQICKKSLADKEKVPSGYDLSKLLNSIKREQYPWMYGVSKWVVQKSLYNLAEAFQRFFKKTSRFPKFKKRGVCRDSFYTGVGCFTVSGNHIKLPNIGWIRMSQGLRFPGKLLSVVISRTAGRFFASIQVEVDDTYVYPHACESQASVGVDLGVKDLVVLSDGQKFSNPKVLRYYERKLKRLQRQLSREQKGSKNRLKAKGILSRLHFRIRNIRRDYIHKLTSYLVENFLLIGIEDLNIAGMMKNHKLAKSISDASFCEIKRQLVYKSLLSGSRVEIVGRFFPSSKQCSVCGFRNENLTLSDRTWCCKDCGVVHDRDINAARNILKVAQGHWETKNACGEGVRLPRLRARGQSLMKQEGGISC
- a CDS encoding SGNH/GDSL hydrolase family protein → MRAIVLLLSVFFVASVASQSLPRRVIYFFGDSITAGRYPAFARGALTDSSGRPYIMEVFAKNGAQTGTVKHIMGTILDLDSIPKPTHVVIYAGVNDCVSDRPGQAAKAISNIGDMLYLAKHTRILVFKIHTDNECAWAINRWLDTVKLPGRVDVLSPKIGTRVHPTRADERKMAEAVVTAILGY
- a CDS encoding helix-turn-helix transcriptional regulator, coding for MNDKRTVIQLGSDIEVAEIRVMRDYAPSSKCEQKRAIKHIESRLRSLLGKRDMLNKDMAQKAGLSPSAINQILSGISRPSLETLIKIANSLKVSLDWLCTGDE